A window of the Syntrophothermus lipocalidus DSM 12680 genome harbors these coding sequences:
- a CDS encoding ABC transporter permease has protein sequence MISFSQFLSMNSTTIITATVQHLYLALGSELIGCLIAIPFGIWLTRREKLADYVLAATGSIQTIPSLALLGFVLPLLGIGPLPAMVVLVLYSLLPVIRNTYTGIRNVNPVYIEAGTGVGMNSRQLLWMVKFPLALPIIMAGVRISTVYLISWATLAAFIGAGGLGDLIITGIQTADANFIIAGTVPTAVLAIGAGWILGKVEMFLTPRGSQLVPDEGR, from the coding sequence ATGATTAGCTTCAGCCAATTTCTAAGTATGAATTCAACGACCATTATTACGGCAACGGTACAACACCTCTACTTGGCCCTGGGATCAGAATTGATCGGGTGCTTGATCGCCATCCCTTTTGGCATTTGGCTAACAAGACGAGAAAAGCTGGCTGATTACGTCCTTGCAGCGACGGGCAGTATTCAGACTATTCCCAGCCTGGCGCTTCTGGGGTTTGTACTGCCGTTGTTGGGGATAGGCCCCCTTCCCGCGATGGTCGTCCTGGTCCTGTATTCGCTCCTGCCGGTTATACGGAATACCTATACCGGTATAAGAAATGTTAACCCTGTGTATATTGAGGCCGGAACAGGCGTGGGGATGAACTCGCGTCAGCTGCTATGGATGGTTAAGTTTCCGTTGGCCTTACCTATTATTATGGCCGGTGTACGTATTTCCACCGTCTATCTGATTAGTTGGGCTACCCTGGCCGCCTTCATCGGAGCGGGGGGACTTGGAGACCTCATCATTACTGGGATACAGACAGCGGATGCCAACTTTATCATCGCTGGCACTGTTCCCACCGCCGTTTTAGCCATCGGGGCGGGGTGGATACTGGGTAAAGTTGAGATGTTCTTGACCCCTCGGGGAAGCCAATTAGTTCCAGATGAAGGGAGGTGA
- a CDS encoding ABC transporter ATP-binding protein — protein sequence MVKFKAVSKDYNGHIAVKNLNLEVEEGELVVLIGPSGCGKTTTLKMVNRLVEPTEGDILVNGKNVRDVDPVALRRQIGYVIQQIGLFPHMTVEENITVVPRLLEWPATKSRARAHELLEMAGMDPDVYANRYPNELSGGQQQRIGVLRALAADPPLILMDEPFGALDPISREALQDELKNLQKRLRKTIIFVTHDIDEALKLADRVVVMKEGQVIQVATPEDLLRKPADDFVASFVGKNRRGNYALLTVEQVMHLNPVTVLPSMGLAECLALMKRKRVDTVLVVDEEGVLVGGVSIEDLDREHQRVYRIGEIADHNLVTVLNSTSAKDAFDLMVGGKLKYLPVVDAQRHLRGLVTRTSMVNAMASVVWGDEND from the coding sequence GTGGTTAAATTCAAAGCAGTGAGCAAGGACTACAACGGCCACATAGCAGTGAAAAACTTGAACCTTGAGGTGGAAGAGGGCGAGCTTGTTGTTCTGATAGGACCCAGCGGATGTGGCAAAACAACCACCCTGAAAATGGTGAACCGGCTTGTCGAGCCAACGGAAGGAGATATTCTGGTAAACGGGAAAAATGTTCGGGATGTAGATCCGGTAGCCCTAAGGAGACAGATAGGCTATGTCATTCAGCAGATCGGTCTCTTTCCCCATATGACGGTAGAAGAAAACATAACCGTGGTACCGAGGTTGTTAGAATGGCCTGCCACAAAGAGCAGGGCCAGGGCACACGAATTATTGGAAATGGCAGGTATGGACCCTGACGTATACGCCAATCGCTACCCCAATGAGCTTTCCGGCGGGCAACAGCAGCGAATCGGAGTTCTGCGGGCCTTGGCTGCGGACCCGCCTTTGATTCTGATGGATGAGCCTTTCGGGGCCCTAGATCCCATTTCCAGGGAAGCCCTTCAAGACGAGCTTAAAAACCTGCAAAAAAGGTTACGTAAGACTATCATCTTTGTCACTCACGACATAGACGAAGCACTAAAACTGGCCGACAGGGTGGTGGTGATGAAGGAGGGACAGGTCATACAGGTCGCTACGCCGGAAGATCTTCTGCGCAAACCTGCAGACGATTTTGTAGCCTCCTTTGTCGGCAAAAACAGAAGGGGCAATTACGCGCTGTTGACGGTTGAACAGGTCATGCATCTCAACCCCGTGACAGTCCTGCCGTCAATGGGACTCGCCGAATGCCTGGCCCTCATGAAGCGCAAGCGGGTAGATACCGTGCTGGTGGTCGATGAAGAGGGGGTTTTGGTAGGTGGGGTAAGCATAGAGGACCTGGACCGCGAACACCAACGTGTTTATAGAATTGGCGAAATTGCGGATCACAATCTGGTCACGGTGCTAAACTCTACTTCCGCCAAAGACGCCTTTGACTTGATGGTCGGTGGCAAATTGAAGTACCTGCCGGTGGTAGACGCACAACGTCATCTAAGAGGCCTGGTGACTAGAACCAGTATGGTCAACGCAATGGCATCGGTGGTTTGGGGGGATGAGAATGATTAG
- a CDS encoding TrkA C-terminal domain-containing protein, with amino-acid sequence MKSSILSGSNNGRNKNKNERSTSDMPRYEQIALEIASKIARKHYKQGEKLYGRSALAGQYNVSPETIRRAVALLQSMNVVVAQPGRGIIVGTAEAAEAFIKEFESRYIVQDMCNQIVQLVEERNRLNREIDEILNKLVAYTTRMAGRLQKIEEIQVPRGSYLVGKSLSAVDFRARTGATVLAVERNGEQIFSPDVSFIIQEADILVFVGPPESKNKVYDLVNT; translated from the coding sequence ATGAAATCTTCAATTCTCTCAGGCTCGAACAATGGCCGAAACAAGAATAAGAACGAGCGTTCCACTTCCGATATGCCGCGTTATGAACAGATAGCTCTCGAGATTGCTTCGAAAATTGCACGTAAACACTATAAGCAAGGAGAAAAACTTTACGGTCGTTCCGCATTAGCTGGTCAATACAATGTTTCGCCGGAGACAATCAGACGGGCTGTCGCGCTTTTGCAGAGCATGAATGTAGTAGTTGCCCAGCCGGGACGCGGAATAATTGTAGGAACCGCTGAAGCAGCCGAAGCCTTCATTAAAGAATTCGAATCTCGTTACATTGTACAAGACATGTGTAATCAAATAGTACAATTGGTGGAAGAAAGAAATAGACTTAATCGAGAAATAGATGAGATACTCAATAAACTGGTCGCCTATACCACGAGAATGGCGGGGCGGTTACAAAAAATCGAAGAAATCCAGGTTCCCAGGGGATCATACCTGGTCGGTAAGAGTCTGTCTGCAGTAGATTTCAGGGCCAGGACCGGAGCCACAGTCTTAGCCGTAGAACGTAACGGTGAGCAGATTTTCTCTCCTGACGTTTCCTTCATCATACAAGAAGCAGACATACTTGTCTTTGTAGGCCCTCCGGAAAGTAAAAATAAGGTGTATGACCTCGTTAACACGTAA
- the tsaA gene encoding tRNA (N6-threonylcarbamoyladenosine(37)-N6)-methyltransferase TrmO, translating into MNLVPIGTIRSPYLSREAAPKSGYESGDECIIEVFGDFAAALDGVEQFDRLVVLYWLHQARRQTLRVYPRGQSELKGVFASRSPDRPNPIGFSVVRLIEKKGNELRVVGLDAVDGTPVLDIKPALPAENRL; encoded by the coding sequence GTGAACCTTGTCCCGATTGGAACGATACGTTCTCCTTATCTCAGCCGCGAAGCTGCTCCCAAAAGCGGGTATGAATCGGGCGACGAATGCATAATAGAAGTTTTCGGCGACTTCGCTGCCGCCCTGGATGGAGTAGAACAATTTGACCGCCTGGTGGTCCTTTACTGGCTACACCAGGCCCGTCGCCAGACTCTACGGGTCTACCCGCGTGGTCAATCCGAACTCAAAGGGGTATTCGCTTCCCGTTCGCCCGACCGTCCGAACCCTATTGGTTTTTCCGTCGTCAGGCTAATCGAGAAGAAAGGCAACGAACTACGGGTAGTCGGGCTGGATGCCGTCGACGGGACCCCAGTCTTAGATATCAAGCCCGCCCTACCAGCAGAAAACAGATTATAG
- a CDS encoding CapA family protein — translation MKRGCRLVLLIMFLVTMAGCKEAQPVSGTGTDVPKGIFQPKTGEMLAVGDVMLARKVERLIASQGEGYPFARLGDSLKAADLVFGNLESPLSERGRPLPGKGICFRARPSMAAELARRGFDVLSIANNHALDYDTPAFEDTLRLLGEAGIRTVGGGGNITEARSPVILEEQGLKIAFLAYTEMADIYFHPKYQRRFQATQDVGGVAPLVEADVKEDIAAVRDKVDILVLSLHWGTEYSDRPTDEQRRLAREFIDAGADIILGHHPHVIQGVERYGRGIIAYSLGNFIFDQNQKLATKQGMMLRFKVSRGGVEEVTVLPVFINESQPVVASGEEGKPILERISALSQDLGTKLTLNEDRAVVTLNPEKATTMPIEPAQAGSE, via the coding sequence GTGAAGCGAGGATGTCGACTGGTGTTGCTAATAATGTTCCTGGTCACGATGGCAGGGTGCAAAGAAGCCCAGCCGGTAAGTGGTACGGGGACAGATGTCCCAAAAGGCATTTTTCAACCGAAAACTGGAGAGATGCTAGCCGTCGGTGATGTGATGTTGGCACGGAAGGTTGAACGCCTGATTGCCAGCCAAGGGGAGGGGTATCCTTTTGCTCGATTAGGAGATAGCCTCAAGGCAGCGGACCTCGTTTTTGGTAATCTGGAATCGCCTTTATCAGAAAGGGGAAGGCCTCTACCGGGCAAAGGGATATGTTTTCGAGCCCGACCAAGCATGGCAGCCGAATTGGCCCGGCGGGGATTTGATGTCTTGAGCATAGCCAACAACCACGCTCTCGACTATGATACCCCGGCTTTTGAAGACACCCTTCGGTTGCTGGGCGAGGCGGGAATCAGGACGGTAGGAGGAGGGGGAAACATTACCGAAGCCAGAAGCCCTGTGATTCTGGAAGAACAGGGACTCAAAATAGCCTTTCTGGCCTACACCGAGATGGCGGACATATACTTTCATCCCAAGTATCAAAGAAGATTTCAGGCTACCCAGGACGTGGGTGGGGTGGCTCCTCTGGTGGAAGCTGACGTAAAAGAAGACATAGCGGCCGTTCGTGATAAGGTCGATATCCTGGTACTGTCCCTGCACTGGGGAACCGAGTACAGCGACAGGCCGACGGATGAGCAGCGCCGGCTGGCCCGGGAGTTTATCGATGCGGGGGCTGACATTATACTAGGGCACCACCCTCATGTGATACAAGGGGTGGAAAGATACGGGCGCGGGATTATCGCTTACAGCCTGGGAAATTTTATTTTCGACCAGAACCAGAAGCTCGCAACCAAGCAAGGCATGATGCTGAGGTTCAAGGTTTCCAGGGGAGGAGTAGAGGAAGTCACGGTACTACCAGTTTTCATCAATGAAAGCCAACCGGTAGTGGCATCCGGGGAAGAGGGAAAGCCGATTCTGGAGAGGATAAGCGCCCTTTCCCAGGACCTGGGCACGAAGCTTACACTAAACGAAGACCGCGCGGTGGTGACCCTGAATCCGGAAAAGGCTACCACCATGCCAATTGAACCAGCACAAGCAGGGAGTGAGTAA
- a CDS encoding NAD(P)/FAD-dependent oxidoreductase, with amino-acid sequence MTQDTVDVLVIGAGVVGLAVARELGLRYPGKTLAVVERNRTYGLEVSSRNSEVIHSGIYYPGDTLKTRLCLEGKNRLYEYCAKRSIPCRCTGKLIIATDEAGLDKLNVLERQGKEYGILVERLTRERVAEMEPDISAVEALFVRDSGQVDVHRLMQSLFFEARQSGVDFVFDSEIQAVEYTGSLYKLHSNREVIQALSVVNCAGLGAEKVAQLLGLDTESCGYRLHPCKGEYFRIRKKLSVKHLIYPVPGINSLGIHLSFDMQDRIRLGPNAYYVDDIDYGVDEAHIDEFYDAAIAYLPFIQKRDLTPDFAGIRPKLQRPGESFRDFVIAQESSRRYPGWINLIGIESPGLTSSLAIAEYVAAMFN; translated from the coding sequence ATGACCCAGGACACAGTCGATGTTCTAGTAATTGGAGCCGGGGTGGTAGGCCTGGCGGTTGCGAGGGAACTGGGTCTTAGATACCCGGGCAAAACGTTGGCGGTAGTTGAGCGAAACCGTACGTATGGGCTGGAGGTTTCAAGCCGCAACAGCGAGGTAATTCATTCCGGGATCTACTACCCGGGCGACACGTTGAAAACACGTCTGTGTCTGGAAGGGAAGAATCGCCTGTATGAGTATTGTGCCAAGCGCTCCATACCCTGCCGGTGTACGGGGAAGCTGATAATCGCCACCGACGAAGCAGGGCTGGATAAACTGAATGTTCTCGAGCGACAGGGGAAAGAATACGGCATCCTGGTTGAACGCTTGACCCGGGAACGAGTAGCTGAAATGGAACCGGATATCAGCGCTGTTGAAGCTTTGTTCGTCAGGGACAGCGGTCAGGTTGATGTTCACCGTCTTATGCAGAGCCTGTTTTTCGAAGCCAGGCAATCGGGGGTCGATTTCGTGTTCGATTCAGAAATACAGGCGGTTGAGTACACGGGAAGCCTCTATAAGCTACACAGCAATCGAGAAGTCATTCAGGCTTTAAGTGTTGTAAACTGTGCCGGTTTAGGGGCAGAAAAAGTGGCACAATTACTAGGACTCGATACTGAGAGCTGCGGTTACCGGTTACATCCATGCAAAGGAGAGTACTTCAGGATCAGGAAAAAACTCTCAGTCAAACACCTTATTTACCCGGTGCCTGGAATTAACAGTCTCGGCATCCATCTTAGCTTCGATATGCAAGATAGAATCCGTCTGGGGCCGAACGCGTACTACGTTGACGACATCGATTACGGTGTGGACGAGGCTCATATAGACGAGTTTTACGACGCGGCAATTGCGTACTTGCCTTTCATTCAGAAGCGGGACCTGACTCCGGACTTCGCCGGGATCAGGCCGAAGTTACAAAGACCAGGCGAAAGTTTCCGGGACTTTGTAATTGCCCAAGAGAGCAGTCGGCGTTATCCCGGCTGGATCAACCTTATCGGTATTGAATCGCCGGGATTAACCTCTTCACTGGCGATAGCGGAGTATGTGGCGGCGATGTTTAACTAG
- a CDS encoding glycoside hydrolase family 57 protein: MIKGYLLLLLHAHLPFVRHPESEHCLEERWLYEAITETYIPLVQVLTRLAEDEIDFRLTISLSPTLITMLNDELLMRRYKKHLEKLVELSEKELVRTRNMPDFNYVAQMYERRFTNAYRFLFHRYKGRLIRAFQELLATGKVELITTCATHGYLPLIGIQKEQVRAQVAVGIQVFRETFGQPPRGLWLPECGYKPGDDLVLKEYGVRYFFTDTHGIMYASRRPRYGVYAPLYCPGSGVAAFGRDVESSKQVWSAKEGYPGDPDYREFYRDIGYDLDFDYIKEYVHPEGIRLDTGIKYYRITGKGEYKEPYQPDWARQKAAIHAGNFMFNRERQIEYLAQILDRKPIVVAPYDAELFGHWWFEGPDFLNYLLRKIPHDQQVFRTTTASDYLEEYPMNQAAVPNACSWGHKGYNEVWLEKSNEWIYRHLHKAGERMVELANRYPSSDDIIRRMLNQAARELLLAQSSDWAFIMKTGTMVEYAVRRTKEHVNNFTRLYYLLQEGRRDDEWLRELEARNNIFPNIDYRVYVSGS; this comes from the coding sequence GTGATCAAAGGTTACTTATTGCTATTGCTTCACGCTCACCTGCCTTTTGTCCGTCATCCTGAGAGCGAACACTGTTTGGAGGAACGATGGCTTTATGAGGCCATAACCGAAACTTATATACCCTTAGTCCAGGTGCTGACCAGATTAGCGGAGGATGAGATCGATTTCCGGCTAACGATATCTCTCAGCCCAACCCTCATCACCATGCTCAATGACGAGCTTCTGATGAGGAGGTACAAGAAACACCTGGAAAAACTGGTAGAACTCTCGGAAAAAGAACTGGTACGAACCCGGAACATGCCCGATTTCAACTATGTCGCCCAGATGTACGAACGCCGTTTCACCAATGCTTACCGGTTTCTCTTCCACAGGTACAAAGGCCGGCTGATCCGTGCCTTCCAGGAGCTCTTGGCAACGGGTAAGGTGGAGCTGATAACTACGTGTGCCACCCACGGTTACTTACCCCTGATAGGCATTCAGAAAGAGCAGGTACGGGCCCAAGTAGCAGTCGGGATCCAGGTGTTTCGCGAAACATTCGGGCAGCCTCCTCGTGGCCTCTGGCTTCCCGAATGCGGGTACAAACCCGGGGACGACCTGGTTCTTAAAGAGTACGGTGTTCGTTATTTTTTCACCGACACCCACGGCATCATGTACGCTTCGCGCCGGCCCCGCTATGGGGTCTATGCCCCTCTTTACTGCCCTGGGAGCGGAGTTGCGGCTTTTGGCCGGGATGTCGAGTCTTCCAAACAGGTGTGGAGTGCCAAAGAAGGCTACCCCGGGGACCCTGACTACCGCGAATTTTACAGGGACATAGGCTATGACTTGGACTTCGATTACATCAAGGAGTACGTCCACCCGGAAGGGATCCGCTTGGATACGGGGATCAAATATTACCGCATAACCGGCAAAGGCGAGTACAAGGAACCTTACCAACCGGACTGGGCCCGGCAAAAAGCGGCTATCCACGCTGGCAACTTCATGTTCAACCGGGAACGCCAGATCGAGTACCTAGCGCAAATTTTGGACCGAAAACCAATCGTGGTTGCCCCTTACGACGCTGAACTCTTCGGTCACTGGTGGTTCGAAGGCCCCGATTTCCTCAACTATCTCCTGCGCAAGATACCTCACGATCAACAGGTGTTCCGGACGACTACTGCTTCCGACTACTTGGAAGAATATCCGATGAACCAGGCAGCGGTACCTAATGCTTGCAGTTGGGGACATAAAGGCTACAACGAGGTATGGTTGGAAAAGTCTAATGAATGGATCTACCGCCACCTCCACAAAGCAGGTGAGCGCATGGTCGAGCTGGCCAACCGATATCCCAGTTCGGATGACATCATCAGGCGTATGCTTAACCAGGCTGCTAGGGAGCTTTTACTGGCTCAATCCAGCGACTGGGCTTTCATCATGAAGACAGGGACAATGGTAGAATACGCTGTGCGCCGCACTAAGGAACACGTAAACAACTTCACCAGACTATATTACCTGCTTCAGGAAGGTCGCCGCGATGACGAATGGCTTCGAGAATTAGAAGCCAGGAACAACATCTTTCCCAATATCGATTACCGGGTATACGTGTCAGGGAGTTAA
- a CDS encoding DUF4912 domain-containing protein, translated as MNPDVLFFLFLLLAFISLLAVGRRQNKPSKKPAPRPSDLSFEASDELGVPVETRPRPAFAVELPRYYHDVRLTLLVRDPEWLYAYWEIAPDRWEAIRHSYGDLATYDNICLRILELSDPRSHFDIRVKSLVGDWHIHVGKPNTPYYGILGLLTPSGFLPITVSNAVMTPRNDISTLGDEEWMMVNDYEQRIIERIGAIPFDATSPSFYDFEPGWKGD; from the coding sequence ATGAATCCGGACGTATTATTCTTCCTTTTTCTTCTCTTGGCTTTCATATCCTTATTGGCTGTAGGGCGGCGGCAGAACAAACCTTCAAAGAAACCGGCACCACGCCCTTCAGACCTCAGTTTTGAAGCCTCGGACGAGCTGGGTGTGCCGGTTGAAACCAGACCGCGGCCTGCCTTTGCCGTGGAACTGCCGCGCTATTACCACGATGTGCGGTTGACCCTCTTGGTCAGGGATCCGGAATGGCTGTATGCTTACTGGGAAATAGCGCCTGACCGCTGGGAAGCCATCCGGCATTCTTATGGTGACCTAGCCACTTATGATAACATCTGCCTTCGAATCCTGGAACTGTCAGATCCTCGGTCTCACTTCGATATCCGGGTCAAAAGCCTGGTTGGGGACTGGCACATCCACGTAGGCAAACCTAATACCCCTTATTACGGTATACTAGGGCTGCTTACGCCCTCCGGCTTTCTCCCTATTACCGTATCCAACGCGGTCATGACCCCCCGCAATGACATTTCAACTCTGGGAGACGAAGAGTGGATGATGGTAAATGACTACGAGCAAAGAATAATTGAAAGAATAGGTGCCATCCCGTTCGACGCCACTTCGCCTTCATTCTACGATTTTGAGCCCGGCTGGAAAGGAGACTGA
- a CDS encoding glycoside hydrolase family 15 protein — MMVRQVVLGNGSLLLNFDNELNIRDLYWPYGGFENHGDRNRTNFGVYTDGKLSWFFEDCWRKEISCTEETPVTDIRASNPEQQVDLVINDAVHWAEDFYMKKIAVKNRSVYPREIKLVFYQDLSIKGIEAGDSAVYDPQTGGIYHYKKGCYILANCRTDKGTAKEYSTGVKRYRGKEGTYRDAEDGMLSLNPVADGPVDSALSVSLNLEAGEEGLVYYWLIVCHSLAALRRANDRFMSKHPETWLQEIIRYYRRWIKRQERDYQDLSPEVQRVFKQSLFTIKAQMDRRGAVVASSDADTFLVARDHYMYLWPRDGAMVAHALDLAGYPEETRKFYTFCGALLSDEGYFLQRYNPDGSPGCTWHPWLMHGQPCLPIQEDETALVIWALGQHCRLYQDEDFARSMFESLVRPSVRFMLDYTDAVTGLPKPSWDLWEERWGIFAFTCGAVYGALQAGALMARALNAMDLADECEKRTAELKQAMVRWLYSEQLGRFARGLLISEQDEMMTDLTLDSSLHGLYAFGAFAPGDEKVVKTIHTLKEGLWVKTSVGGMARYPGDYYFRVADNLHEVPGNPWIITTLWLADWYIRRAEGIGDLKPARELIEWAAAKAVGTCSLPEQVHPYTGEPLSVVPLTWSHSTFVQVVISYLAKRARLRKELH, encoded by the coding sequence ATGATGGTGAGACAAGTAGTGTTGGGCAATGGCAGTTTGTTGTTAAATTTTGATAATGAACTTAATATTCGGGACCTTTATTGGCCTTATGGGGGGTTCGAAAACCATGGAGATAGGAATCGCACTAATTTTGGCGTCTATACAGACGGGAAACTTTCTTGGTTTTTTGAAGACTGCTGGCGTAAAGAGATTTCCTGCACAGAAGAAACCCCGGTTACGGACATCCGGGCATCCAATCCCGAACAGCAGGTAGATCTTGTTATCAACGATGCCGTCCACTGGGCAGAAGATTTCTACATGAAAAAAATCGCGGTAAAAAACCGAAGCGTTTACCCCCGTGAAATAAAACTGGTATTTTACCAGGACTTATCCATCAAAGGAATTGAAGCCGGGGATTCGGCCGTTTATGATCCTCAAACCGGAGGAATATACCACTACAAAAAAGGATGTTATATCCTGGCCAATTGCCGAACCGATAAGGGTACGGCTAAAGAATACAGCACCGGAGTCAAGAGGTACCGGGGAAAAGAAGGTACTTACCGGGATGCGGAGGACGGTATGCTTTCACTGAACCCGGTTGCTGATGGGCCTGTTGACAGTGCTCTCTCCGTAAGCTTGAACTTGGAAGCAGGGGAGGAAGGCCTGGTCTACTACTGGCTCATCGTGTGTCACTCTCTTGCCGCCTTGAGAAGAGCCAATGACCGCTTTATGAGTAAACATCCGGAAACTTGGTTGCAAGAGATAATCAGGTACTACCGCCGCTGGATCAAGAGACAGGAACGAGATTATCAGGATCTGAGTCCGGAGGTACAGCGGGTTTTTAAACAGAGCTTGTTTACTATTAAGGCTCAAATGGACAGGAGAGGGGCGGTGGTTGCATCTTCCGATGCCGATACGTTTCTGGTGGCACGGGATCACTACATGTATTTATGGCCGCGGGACGGGGCCATGGTCGCTCACGCTTTGGACCTGGCCGGTTACCCTGAAGAGACCCGTAAGTTTTACACGTTTTGTGGTGCCCTGCTGTCAGATGAAGGGTATTTTCTGCAGCGCTACAACCCGGACGGAAGCCCGGGATGTACCTGGCATCCATGGCTCATGCACGGCCAGCCCTGTTTGCCTATCCAAGAAGACGAGACCGCGCTTGTGATATGGGCTCTGGGGCAGCACTGCCGGCTTTATCAAGATGAGGATTTTGCGAGGTCGATGTTTGAGAGCCTGGTCAGGCCATCCGTCAGGTTCATGCTGGATTACACCGATGCGGTTACGGGTTTGCCCAAGCCGAGCTGGGACCTGTGGGAGGAGCGTTGGGGCATTTTCGCTTTTACCTGCGGGGCGGTGTATGGGGCTTTGCAGGCAGGAGCTCTGATGGCCCGGGCTCTCAATGCGATGGACCTGGCTGACGAATGCGAGAAAAGAACGGCTGAACTAAAGCAGGCGATGGTGAGGTGGTTGTATTCGGAACAGCTGGGACGGTTTGCCCGGGGCCTTTTAATCAGCGAACAGGATGAGATGATGACGGATCTCACCCTCGATTCCAGTCTGCACGGGCTATACGCGTTTGGAGCTTTTGCGCCGGGGGACGAGAAAGTAGTGAAAACTATTCATACCTTAAAGGAGGGGTTATGGGTCAAGACCTCCGTCGGCGGGATGGCTCGTTACCCTGGGGATTATTACTTCCGAGTAGCCGACAATCTGCATGAGGTACCTGGGAATCCTTGGATAATCACTACTTTGTGGCTAGCAGACTGGTATATCCGGAGAGCGGAAGGCATTGGTGATTTGAAGCCGGCCCGTGAGCTCATCGAGTGGGCCGCAGCCAAGGCGGTAGGTACGTGTTCGCTGCCGGAGCAGGTTCATCCCTATACCGGCGAACCGTTGTCGGTAGTCCCTCTTACTTGGTCCCATTCCACCTTCGTGCAGGTAGTAATCTCTTACCTGGCAAAGCGGGCGAGATTGAGGAAAGAGTTGCACTGA
- a CDS encoding type II CAAX endopeptidase family protein, with amino-acid sequence MRFPGEDVRWGLFEVFAVLIVTFLVVQSYPWWGPQVMAYLVYKGWVSATLINEFIFTYLIQFVVMVGAVLVLALVVRRCSPNKIGLTPTRGKTLIEWGIGGGILLFAVILVMGLILQRVFPEIPPQAFEWVLKRVGSLKEFVLLLVVISILAPLAEELYFRGFVYPVFRKYTGVTAGILLSGAFFGAAHFDLWRFIPLSVGGAILAFVYEKSGSIYPCWLAHGLWNGAMGLAYYFKILAG; translated from the coding sequence GTGAGATTTCCGGGAGAGGACGTTCGTTGGGGTTTGTTCGAGGTTTTTGCGGTGCTGATTGTTACCTTCTTGGTAGTGCAGTCTTATCCGTGGTGGGGGCCCCAGGTTATGGCTTACCTGGTTTACAAGGGCTGGGTTTCAGCGACCTTGATAAACGAGTTTATTTTTACTTATTTGATTCAATTTGTGGTCATGGTGGGAGCGGTACTGGTTCTGGCCCTGGTAGTTCGCAGGTGTTCGCCGAATAAAATAGGCTTAACACCTACCAGGGGTAAAACGCTGATCGAGTGGGGGATTGGCGGGGGCATCTTGCTGTTTGCGGTTATCCTGGTCATGGGGCTGATTTTGCAACGAGTATTTCCCGAGATCCCTCCTCAGGCGTTCGAGTGGGTGCTAAAACGGGTCGGCAGCCTGAAAGAATTCGTTCTCTTGTTAGTGGTAATAAGCATATTGGCTCCTTTAGCCGAAGAGCTGTATTTTCGGGGATTTGTATATCCCGTCTTCCGCAAGTACACCGGAGTGACGGCCGGGATTCTCTTATCAGGGGCGTTCTTCGGAGCCGCCCACTTTGACCTGTGGCGGTTTATTCCGTTGTCGGTGGGAGGGGCGATTCTGGCTTTCGTATACGAAAAGAGCGGGTCGATATATCCTTGCTGGCTGGCCCACGGGCTGTGGAACGGGGCCATGGGGCTCGCTTACTACTTCAAGATACTCGCGGGTTGA
- a CDS encoding FmdB family zinc ribbon protein, translating to MPVYDYKCQHCGKFEIVQRITAPPLEECPTCGGKVERLISRNVGIVFKGPGFYTTDSREKDRLRELNRERQKDNQALLDGDVGGFVKQSDETDKRIAEMG from the coding sequence ATGCCAGTCTACGATTACAAATGTCAGCATTGTGGTAAGTTTGAGATCGTCCAAAGGATAACTGCTCCCCCTTTAGAGGAGTGCCCGACCTGCGGAGGCAAGGTTGAGAGGTTGATCAGCCGGAACGTAGGTATAGTTTTCAAAGGCCCGGGTTTCTATACCACCGATTCGAGAGAAAAAGACCGCCTGCGCGAGCTTAACCGGGAGAGGCAAAAGGATAACCAGGCCTTGTTGGACGGAGATGTCGGTGGTTTCGTGAAACAGTCCGATGAGACCGATAAGAGGATCGCTGAGATGGGCTAG